From Chrysemys picta bellii isolate R12L10 chromosome 1, ASM1138683v2, whole genome shotgun sequence:
ttgaaagttaagtgttacttaaaatttttgaacaagacattttaagctgttagttctcctttattggggtaggtagcagagccgtaccatgagaggagtagaagaggaagaaggcagaattgagacctttcaaagttttggcccaagtgagggggcatgggggcgtcatttgagctccccgcctcaggtgccaaaatgttgtgggccagccctgcacACAGATATGAAACTggtgtcactgagatcagaatcgggCCTAAAGCCTTTCAATCAGGTTTCCCACAACAAGTCATCACTatctgaaaagagagaaaagtaGAGAAGATGATCAAATTATATCATCAGTGCCTCCTTCTGCTGCACCTGAAGGCAATGATTAAACAAATACCAGGCATATAGTGATTTTATATCCTGAAACTATTACTGCTCTCTGCCAATGGTATTAAATTCacagattttgtttttctttagtgTCAAGTTCTGTTCATTTTGTAAACCATATGTCAGCTCCAGAAGAATGCACTAATTGTCCTCTTAATATTAACTGTAAGGCTCATCTTATATCAAGAATATTTTCCCTGTGGTGCTTTCTCCATCTGGGAATTTAGCACCTTTTTCATTTTTCTCACTCTTTAGAAGTCAGTTCCTTGTGTGTATGCTCTGGAGGTGAAGAGATAATCCAGCTGTCAGTATCCTCATCAACTAATCCTTGACCAAGCTTGACAAAAGTAGAACAAAATGGGGAATGGAGATAGTGGGAGAGATCTAGCAGAACTGTAACTAAGCATTTTAGTGCCCAGAACAAGCAATCATATTTGTTCCCCCTAGAGGTGACGCATGGGGTGGTCAGCGGGATCACATACCTGCCCAGATTTCTGCTTCCCATTTAGCACAGAAATTTTCAAATTGTGGGGCACATTCTCCTAGGGACCCAGCAGATCGGAAGCTGGTGGGAGCTGCCCGGTCTGCCAAGGCCTCTGGTTTTCCATGCTGTGGGAgctggggcactggctggggcacTGCTCACCAAGCCAGGCCACCTCTGCACAGCCGTGAGTTCCCCAGGAGGGTGAGTGGTACAGCTTTGAGCTGCACCCCTGACATGCTCTTGCCTCTGCCCTGAAGGAGCTTGGCGCTGGCTGGCAACACCCCCCCTGGATCTGGCCCCTGCCCATGGAGTCTGGCTGTGATGAGATGCTCCCCGAGGTGTTCCCTGGAATACTCATCCCCCTTGGGCGCCTGCGTCTCAGCCTGGTCACACCCCAGTTCCCGCCCAGGGACCTGCCATTGCAGCTGAATCACTCTCCCCACACTCGCTGCCTGCAGAGTGGAACCATCCCTTGCTCCCcttggctgccctgccccagccccgtggCTACCaggttcaaggtcacacagcccgAACTCTGAGCTCGGCCACTCGagcccagtgcccagcccaggtgctgggggaaggcGGCTGCTGGCAGGATGGACTGAACCCCACCAGTTCCAGAAACCAAGGCTATGAGAACAGAACGATCCCAAGGGTTActgtatttcaagttcccaaatagagTATGCTGCCGGTGGGAGGGAGATGAGGAGTTGGAGCAGATATTTGGGGATGCTGGCGAGGTGTCTGTGTACCGGGAAGGATGTTGGGGAGTGCTGAAGTGTGTATTTGGAGGGGGTACCTGTGGCAGGGGTACCCACTGGCGGTGGGATGCCAATGCTGGGGTAGGATGGGCCAATTTAACGAGggagctccagctgctgctgctgctgaggggatACTTAACGTGGggctcccattcccccccttccacactgccctccctctccccacaccatcctctttcctttccccactgtccCCTGCCCCATACTCCACTCTCACATCCCTCTCCCCCTACCCCATTCACCATCCCTTTTCCTTTCCCACTGCCTTTTCTCCCGACCACCCCTCCTTCCCACATATCCTCCAGTCCTGTCCCTTTGCCCTGCTCTCCCATGAGCACTCATTGTTGTTCAGAAAACAGGATGGTGGCCATATAGGGcacccagcacacagaaggggaagacgactggcactaggacccaggaggcggCATCCAGCTGCACAGGCAGCGAGCTCCTGGCAGGTGAAGCAGCTGTGGGTcaccccactctgctcccagcccagaaTGTCCCCCTACCCTCAACTACACCCATGGAGTCCAGCGAGGctgctgggcccaatcctgtgggAGGAGGGACTGACGCTGCTGTGCCCGATCCTGCACTGTCCCATTTTTGCATCCCCCCAACTTGGCAtcctgggcagctgcccctctTGCCTACCCTAGTTACGGCCCTGGATCTAGATTGAACAGCTACAAAATAGCCCGTGGGCTGATAccttccagtaaaaaaaaaaaaaaaaaaaaagccactggaTTCTTTATCTTATGGTTTTAATATATTGTGTCTCATTGTCCTTTACACTTAGGCCagtttacaccactctggcaaggtAGAGTTCTTAAAATGAGTGCAATATAATTTATGCCCAATTAAGGCCCTCTTACACTAAGAATACAGGAACATAAGAACTatcatcctgggtcagaccaacggtccatcgagcccagtatcccgtcttctgacagcggccagaACCAGAGCTTCAGTGGgggtgtacagaacagggcaattttggatAAATCAACCCGTTTTctcctcccagcttctggcagtcagagtttCAGTCATCCAAGCATGGGCTAGCATTCCTGACCATTTTTGCCAATACCCATTTGTCAAGGCtatatccccactttgaactttagggtacaatgtgggggcctgcacgaagacttttaagcttaactaccagcttagctctggttcgctgccaccatctcaaggctaattcccttccctgggaagccttgagagaccttcaccaattttctggtgaatacagatcctaaccccttggatcttaaaacaaggagaaattaactattcccctccttcctcccaccaactcctggtgaatacagatccaacccccttggatctaaaaacaaggaaaaatcaatcaggtacttaaaaagaaggcttttaattaaagaaaaaggtaaaaatgttctctgtaaaatcagtatggaaaataactttacagggtaatcaaacttaaagagctcagaggacttccctctagtcttaggcctggtctacactacgggtttaggtcgactttagcagcgttaaatcgaattaagcctggacacgtccacacaacgatgccctttctttcgacttaaagggtcctttaaaccggtttctttacaccacctccgacgaggggattagcgataaaaccggcctttgcgggtcggaattggggtagtgtggacggaattcgacgttattggcctccgggagctatcccacagtgcttcattgtgaccgctctggacagcactctcaactcagatgcactgaccaggtagacaggaaaagacccgcgaatgtttgaatttcatttcctgtttgcccagcgtggagagcacaggtgaccaggcagagctcatcagcacaggtaaccgtgatggagtcctcccaggatcgcaaaagagctccagcatggaccgaacgggaggtacgagatctgctcgccatatggggagatgaagcagtgatagctgaactccgtagcagtaaaagaaatggaaaagtattagaaaagatctccaaggccatgaaggaccgaggccataacagggacacacagcagtgccgcgtgaaaattaaggagctacggcaagcttaccacaaagccagagaagcaaacggaaggtccggggcagagccgcaaacttgccgctactacgcggagctgcatgcgatcctagggggtgcagccaccactacccccaccgtgtgctatgactctcactggagaaacacacagggaagacggttcagggaacaaggaagatgacgatggaggtactgtaggtagctcacagcagcaaggaagcggagaaaccggtttccccaacagccaggatatgtttgtgaccctggacctggaaccagtaacccccgaactcacccaagaccctcagggcacacaggagacctctggtgagtgtaactttgtaactatttgtaaacattacaaaaaaaaagcaagcgtgtttaatgattactttgccctggcaatcgcggccagtacatctactggaaaagtctgttaacgtgtatggggatggagcggaaatcctccagggacatctccggaaagctctcctggttgaaatggggtgattttattaaggggacattcagaggcgcccgttcctgctcttctgaccagaaatgttccccgctgttaaccacgcagtggggggaggggtgaagtgatcatcccagagaatcgtgtgtgtgtgtgtgtggggggggggtttacttgtgtttgtgccgcatgttaaccgggaaaccgcagccccctccttttacattgaaaccccattttaaatggacaacccaattcatccttgatatgggaaatgcgctgctgtttgcaacctttcccgcatgttaagaaggttaaaaaagccaaaacactgtggcctacgatggctgcctgcaagccgaaatatgcgaccttgtaatgaaagagtgtacccattgttctctaaaatgtgtcttttttaaccacctctcccttctcctccgccagctgcaaatgtttctccttcgcagaggctcgtgaacattagaaagagaaaacgtaggacgagggacgagatgttcacggagctgcagatgtcctcccacgctgatagagtacagcagaatgcgtggaggcagtcaatgtcggagatgagaaaagcccaatatgaacgagaggagaggtggcgggctgaatcgcgggatgaacagagcaagtggcgggctgaagacgataggtggcgtcagcttgcagacagacggcaagaggcaatgctccgtctgctggagcatcaaactgatatgctcgagcgtatggttgagttgcaggaaaggcagcaggagcagagaccgccgctacagcccctgtgtaaccaacagccctcctccccaagttccatagcctcctcaccaagacgccaagaacacggtgggggggcctccgtccacccagtcactccaccccagatgatcgcccaagcatgagaaggctggccttcaataagagttaaagttttaaaatgcagtgtgtccttttccatccctcctcccccacccatcccaggctaacttggcaattatccccctacttctgtgaggaactaataaagaatgcatgaatgtgaagtaacaatgactttattgcctctgcaagcggtgctcgaagtggggaggggagggtggggtggttggtttacagggaagtagagtgaaccgggtcggggggggggggggttggagggttcatcaaggagaaacaaacagaagtttcacacagtagcctggccagtcacaaaactctctgatgcgcaccgcgccctgctgtgctcctctaaccgccctggtgtctggctgcgcgtaatcagcggccaggcgagttgcctcaacctcccatcccgccataaaggtctcccccttactctcacagatattgtggagcgcacagcaagcagcaataacaatggggatattcttttcgctgaggtctgagcgagtcagtaagctgcgccagcgcacttttaaacgtccaaatgcacattccaccaccattcggcacttgctcagcctgtagttgaacaggtcctgactcctgtccaggctgcctgtgtacggcttcatgagccatgg
This genomic window contains:
- the LOC135984011 gene encoding uncharacterized protein LOC135984011, which produces MTLTGETHREDGSGNKEDDDGGTVGSSQQQGSGETGFPNSQDMFVTLDLEPVTPELTQDPQGTQETSAANVSPSQRLVNIRKRKRRTRDEMFTELQMSSHADRVQQNAWRQSMSEMRKAQYEREERWRAESRDEQSKWRAEDDRWRQLADRRQEAMLRLLEHQTDMLERMVELQERQQEQRPPLQPLCNQQPSSPSSIASSPRRQEHGGGASVHPVTPPQMIAQA